ATATCGCTGTTTGGCCTGGGGCATAGGCTTTGAGGGGTCGTACCCCACAAATAAAACTTTCAACGGGCTTCTGCGCTGTTGGGCATGTGCCGTGATCATACCGGTCCAGAGCACCACGATGAGCAACATAAAAACATATAAAGGCTGCTTCTTCATATCATTGTTTTTTTTATCAATAGTTATTTAATAATTCAGTTGGCTTGGTTATAAACACCATGGATACACGGTTTTCATCCTGAAAAGCGCACCTGCTTTTCTGCTATCCTGTTTTCTTTATTATATCGGTTATATACTATCTGTCGTAGCCTGGATTCTGATCTCCTATAACAGGGTTCTGTAGAAATTCTATTAGGGGAATCGGAAGAATATATTGTTTCTGGCTGGTAATAGTAGGTTTTAATTGCCTCACTGTATTAAACGGTAGCCTCAAAAGTGCCATCCATTCAATACCATCTTCCCCTGTCAGGTTACGCAGTATTTCATAGTAGTTCTGCAACAGTAGTTCTTCCGGTGTGCTAGCATTATCAATGACAGTAAAGTCGGACACGCCCGCTTTTGCCATCACCGTTTTAATCAGTGTTTTTGCTGCAGGCAGGCTCCCGCCTGAACGGATAATTGCTTCAGCCTGCAACAGGTAGACTTCCGTTAAACGAAAAGCGTAGGAAGTTTCGGTAGTCTGGGAAGGCGTGCCTTCATAGGGGATGTATTTGGTAAAATACCTGGCGCCGGGGCTGGTAGCCTGGGCACGCGGCACCAGCGGGCCCACCATCCACGCCTCCCGCGGGTCGTTACGGAACAGGTCTTTAAATCCTTGTTTAGCTACATAAAGCCCGGATGCCCCCGGATAGTATTGCCTGCTGAGTATATAGCGAAAGACTTCCTGGTTTGGCTGGGGCTTGATACCCAATATTACCTCCTTGCTGTTTAAGCCTTTTACATAGAAAAGGTCTTTCAGATTATTTTCCAAAGCATAGGAGCCGGACTGCCCGACCGTATTAGCGAGGTCGATGACTACCGTATAATCGTTTTGTCCTCCGCGGCTCATCAGCACTCTCATTTTTAAAGCCATGGCCGTCCATTTGGTGGCATAATACGCAGGATTGGCAGCAGGCCCGTTGGCGATAGCATAGTCCAGATCATCGAGTATAAACTGATAACTGTCGGCAACGCTGCTGCGTGCTTTGGGGATGTTACTCAGGGTAGACAGTTCATTTCTCAATAATACGCCATAAGGGCTGCCGGGTTTATACCATTCAGCAAAATAGATCAGCAGTTTGAAATGTGCATAGGCCCTGAGGAAGCGACTCTCAGCAAGCAGTTCATTTTTGCGGTTGCCGGTAAACATATGGTCTGATACTGCATTAATTCCCCGGATAACACCGTTGGCAGCATTCAGCAACTGATAATTTTCATCCCAGAGGCCTCCTGAAAATTGACTATTCTGATTCTCATTAAACTCATCTCTGAACGACCCGTAAGCATAACCCAGCATCCCGGTATGCATACCACCGGTCATCTGATGATTCAACCAGTATGTTACATTATTGCTGTTCACACCTGCCAGGCGGTAATAAACACCATTGAGGCTTATCCGGGCTGTCTTTTCATCCGTTATTGCCGTACCCTCCACCCTGGCGTTCCTGGGTGGCTCGCTCAATTGTTTATCACATGACAGGTGAGTGATGGTAATAGCCAGCAACAGTAAATATGTTAAACGTAACTTCATGCTGAAATTTTTAAATGTTTAGAAACCAAATCTGACACCAACACTATATTGCCGCATGGCCGGATAAGTAGCCGCATCGCTGTATCCGTTTATCAGGCTATAGGGATCATTACTCACTTCAGGATCGGGCCCCGGATAATTCGTAAGGCAGAACAGGTTACTTCCTGACAGATATATCATTGCCGTGCGCAGATGCCATTTGCGAAGCAAATGCTGGGGCAGTTCATAGTTGAGCGAAACAGACTTCAGTTTAATATAAGACGCATCATGCACAGCAATACTCGAGTTACTGTTTCCTGCGGCGCCATTACTTTCTGTCATAACCAGGCTTGGACGATCAGCATCAGGATTGGAACTGCTGTAATGGTCCAGTAGTACACGGGTACTCCGGTTACCCATATCTAACAGGCCAAGCGACCGCAGATCATTCAGGTAAAGCAGCTCCCCACCGTAGGAAAACGTGAAGAGCGTTATTAAGCTAAGTGATTTATAACTGATAGTATTAGTAATACCGCCATAAAATGTAGGCTCTGCTTTTCCGATAATGTCTCGTGCAGGTTCTCCCTTGTACAGCCCGGTATCAATAACCGCGTACATCGG
The genomic region above belongs to Chitinophaga sp. 180180018-3 and contains:
- a CDS encoding RagB/SusD family nutrient uptake outer membrane protein, with the protein product MKLRLTYLLLLAITITHLSCDKQLSEPPRNARVEGTAITDEKTARISLNGVYYRLAGVNSNNVTYWLNHQMTGGMHTGMLGYAYGSFRDEFNENQNSQFSGGLWDENYQLLNAANGVIRGINAVSDHMFTGNRKNELLAESRFLRAYAHFKLLIYFAEWYKPGSPYGVLLRNELSTLSNIPKARSSVADSYQFILDDLDYAIANGPAANPAYYATKWTAMALKMRVLMSRGGQNDYTVVIDLANTVGQSGSYALENNLKDLFYVKGLNSKEVILGIKPQPNQEVFRYILSRQYYPGASGLYVAKQGFKDLFRNDPREAWMVGPLVPRAQATSPGARYFTKYIPYEGTPSQTTETSYAFRLTEVYLLQAEAIIRSGGSLPAAKTLIKTVMAKAGVSDFTVIDNASTPEELLLQNYYEILRNLTGEDGIEWMALLRLPFNTVRQLKPTITSQKQYILPIPLIEFLQNPVIGDQNPGYDR